The following are from one region of the Ischnura elegans chromosome X, ioIscEleg1.1, whole genome shotgun sequence genome:
- the LOC124171209 gene encoding uncharacterized protein LOC124171209, whose translation MGSPLSPAVANFFMEDFEEKALNSAPLRPKYFYRYVDYTFIVWPHGRDNLDQFLEHMNSRHPNITFTMELEKDGRLPFLDILIQRKSDGTLGHSVYRKQTSTNLYLNGGSHHRPSQRSAVLTTLFHRAMSISDQNSLPSELAHLKKTFAQNGYNAHQISMALKRTSEPRDKRHIEDKEKPVARACLPYVSSVSGKISRILRRHSIETIHKPPMKLKEQLVRAKDPAGLKIPGVYRVPCECGEAYIGETGRTIETRLKEHKRHLRLVQEGLWSSQQMRCR comes from the exons ATGGGGTCCCCTCTATCCCCCGCCGTCGCCAATTTCTTCATGGAGGATTTCGAAGAGAAGGCCTTAAACTCAGCTCCGCTACGCCCGAAGTATTTCTACCGGTACGTTGACTATACCTTCATAGTGTGGCCACACGGGAGGGACAACCTTGACCAGTTCTTGGAGCACATGAACAGCCGGCATCCCAACATCACCTTCACCATGGAACTAGAGAAGGATGGCCGGCTACCGTTCCTGGATATTCTCATCCAACGGAAGAGCGATGGAACTCTTGGCCACAGCGTTTATCGGAAACAGACAAGCACCAACTTGTACTTGAATGGAGGCAGTCACCATCGTCCTTCGCAGCGCTCAGCTGTACTGACAACCCTGTTTCATAGAGCCATGTCCATCTCTGACCAAAACAGTTTACCCTCGGAGTTGGCACATCTGAAGAAAACCTTTGCACAAAATGGTTACAATGCACACCAAATTTCCATGGCCCTTAAAAGGACCTCCGAACCACGGGATAAGCGCCATATAGAGGACAAGGAAAAGCCGGTTGCAAGAGCGTGCCTGCCTTATGTCTCATCAGTTTCGGGGAAGATTTCGAGGATACTCAGGAGGCACAGCATCGAGACCATCCACAAACCTCCCATGAAATTGAAGGAACAGCTGGTACGAGCGAAGGACCCAGCCGGTCTCAAGATTCCTGGTGTCTACCGTGTCCCCTGCGAGTGCGGTGAGGCATACATTGGAGAAACTGGCCGCACCATTGAAACCAGGCTTAAAGAACATAAGCGGCATCTGAGGCTTG TACaggagggcttgtggtcttctcagcagatgcgttgcaggtag